One Papaver somniferum cultivar HN1 chromosome 10, ASM357369v1, whole genome shotgun sequence genomic window carries:
- the LOC113315836 gene encoding uncharacterized protein LOC113315836: MKFITECEVRMSTPMWNSTYDLQVLKKFGFSCRKVKTSRVQEVFFTLPEMNYLLLCCDGASKGNPGSAGFGFIGRNSNGDYLIAMAGGLGVATNYYAEVMAILCAGEWAIQHGFFQLIFRTYSQSVIEAFKSQKMPWFAISRWKICLSIRDWRFIHTYREVNFLADSLAKKGADLQRGENIIYIHRPAFLSPMENDQQTYYRFR; the protein is encoded by the coding sequence ATGAAGTTCATTACAGAATGTGAAGTGAGAATGTCAACTCCAATGTGGAACTCAACATATGATTTGCAGGTGTTAAAGAAATTTGGATTCAGCTGCAGAAAAGTAAAAACCTCAAGAGTCCAGGAAGTCTTTTTCACATTACCAGAAATGAATTACTTGCTACTATGTTGTGATGGGGCATCAAAAGGCAATCCAGGTTCTGCTGGATTTGGTTTTATTGGAAGAAACAGTAATGGAGATTATCTGATAGCTATGGCAGGTGGTTTAGGAGTGGCTACTAACTATTATGCAGAAGTCATGGCCATTTTATGTGCAGGGGAATGGGCTATTCAACATGGCTTCTTTCAACTGATCTTCAGAACATATTCTCAATCAGTAATTGAAGCTTTTAAATCCCAGAAAATGCCTTGGTTTGCTATTTCAAGGTGGAAAATTTGTTTAAGTATCAGAGACTGGAGATTCATTCACACTTATAGAGAAGTGAATTTCTTAGCTGATTCACTGGCAAAAAAGGGAGCTGATCTTCAAAGAGGTGAAAACATCATTTACATTCACAGACCAGCTTTTCTATCTCCCATGGAAAATGATCAACAAACTTACTATAGATTTAGATAG